The Vicia villosa cultivar HV-30 ecotype Madison, WI linkage group LG1, Vvil1.0, whole genome shotgun sequence genome includes a region encoding these proteins:
- the LOC131660347 gene encoding uncharacterized mitochondrial protein AtMg00810-like encodes MHGKFEMSMMGKLNYFVGLQIKKLKDGIFINQSKHCKELLKRFDMDNCKTMFTPMGSGTYVDQDESRVSINIIIYRGMIGSLLYLTTSRPDITFSAFVCALFQANPKESHVTVVKRIMKYLKGTMNVGLWYPKGSVCDLLGYSDADYAGCKTNRKNKSGTCHILGNALVSWSCKK; translated from the coding sequence ATGCACGGAAAAtttgagatgtctatgatgggaaagctGAACTACTTTGTTGGATTACAAATCAAGAAATTAAAAGATGGCATCTTCATCAACCAATCCAAGCATTGCAAAGAATTATTGAAAAGATTTGACATGGATAATTGTAAAACAATGTTTACTCCTATGGGATCTGGTACATATGTGGATCAAGATGAATCTCGTGTctctattaatattataatatatcgaggtatgattggttcactATTATATTTGACGACAAGTCGTCCTGACATAACATTTAGTGCTTTTGTGTGTGCCCTCTTTCAAGCAAACCCGAAGGAATCTCATGTCACTGTGGTAAAAAGAATCATGAAATATCTGAAGGGAACAATGAACGTCggtctatggtatccaaaaggtagtGTATGTGATTtacttggttattctgacgcggactATGCAGGTTGCAAAACCAATCGCAAAAATAAAAGTGGAACTTGTCACATCTTAGGAAATGCTTTAGTATCATGGTCATGCAAGAAATAA